A region from the Salicibibacter cibarius genome encodes:
- the allB gene encoding allantoinase AllB, producing the protein MAYDVVIKGGHVVLSSGVRRVDIGIKDEKITCIAEHIEEQSKEVIDASGQYVLPGMIDTHVHISEPGRTAWEGFETGSKALAAGGTTSYVEMPLNALPATTNQEALELKLEAAKNQNYVDYGFYGGLVPDNMDDLKDLNDAGVFAFKCFIASCGSGMEGDFANVDDYTLYEGMKHLATLDQILCIHAENASITDKLAEEKIRQGKTTARDYVETRPVVTEVEAVQRTLLFAKETGCRLHFVHISSADAVDAILNARRNGVDVTLESCTHYFALNADDLAEIGPKAKCSPPLREAEEQEKLWKALLDGKIDWLTSDHSPCTPDLKEGKDMFEAWGGISGCQNNVDIMFDLAVKQRKMPIERFAALIAGVPAARFQIPNKGEIAVSKDADIFLLNPNQSYTLHEKDLYYKNKFSAYTGRTIGCRVTKTILRGHVIYDIEEGIVGQPRGKTLSPEM; encoded by the coding sequence GTGGCGTATGATGTAGTCATTAAAGGCGGGCATGTCGTTTTGAGCAGTGGTGTCCGTCGCGTAGATATCGGAATAAAAGATGAGAAAATAACTTGTATTGCTGAACATATAGAAGAGCAATCAAAAGAGGTCATTGATGCTTCCGGACAGTATGTGCTGCCCGGAATGATCGATACTCATGTTCATATCTCGGAACCGGGACGTACGGCGTGGGAAGGGTTTGAAACGGGCTCAAAAGCACTTGCGGCAGGTGGGACCACAAGTTATGTAGAGATGCCTCTGAACGCGCTACCCGCGACTACCAATCAAGAGGCTCTGGAACTCAAACTGGAAGCTGCTAAAAACCAAAACTACGTCGATTATGGATTTTACGGTGGACTTGTTCCGGATAATATGGACGATCTAAAGGATTTAAACGATGCCGGTGTTTTTGCATTCAAATGTTTTATCGCTTCGTGTGGGTCCGGGATGGAAGGAGATTTCGCAAACGTTGATGATTACACGCTCTATGAAGGGATGAAACATTTAGCGACATTGGATCAAATCCTATGTATCCACGCCGAAAACGCCTCTATTACCGATAAACTCGCGGAAGAAAAAATCCGTCAGGGGAAAACGACCGCGAGAGACTATGTGGAAACACGTCCGGTCGTTACAGAGGTAGAAGCTGTTCAACGAACGTTGTTGTTTGCTAAAGAGACGGGGTGTCGATTGCACTTTGTCCATATTAGCAGTGCCGATGCCGTTGACGCGATTTTGAACGCGCGTCGGAATGGCGTGGATGTAACGCTTGAATCTTGTACGCATTATTTTGCACTTAATGCTGATGACCTCGCCGAAATTGGTCCGAAAGCTAAATGTTCGCCGCCGTTAAGAGAGGCAGAGGAGCAAGAGAAACTATGGAAGGCGTTGCTCGACGGGAAGATCGACTGGCTGACGTCCGATCATTCTCCCTGTACGCCGGATTTAAAAGAAGGAAAGGATATGTTTGAGGCATGGGGAGGGATTAGCGGTTGCCAAAACAACGTGGACATTATGTTTGATTTAGCTGTTAAACAGCGGAAAATGCCAATCGAGCGATTTGCAGCGTTGATTGCCGGCGTCCCGGCCGCGCGATTTCAAATTCCGAACAAAGGCGAAATCGCAGTATCCAAAGATGCAGATATCTTTTTGCTTAATCCAAATCAATCCTACACGCTTCATGAAAAAGACCTTTATTACAAAAATAAATTTAGTGCGTATACCGGGAGGACGATAGGGTGTCGTGTCACGAAAACGATCCTTCGGGGACATGTGATCTATGATATTGAAGAAGGTATTGTCGGGCAGCCGAGAGGGAAAACGTTGTCTCCGGAAATGTGA
- a CDS encoding DUF2877 domain-containing protein, which translates to MMETSALVASADACSLIEKQVDGKVHSVFNNSLNLQFGDRLVHVGSVDEGLAPFSIGIEPWELNHLLKKIYSGQPVRFNTNQFIFQEARLWMHQVQVTDHTMPAYSYERENVTNNIDHLISSLFEERGQLGFTEINKEAILHDMLQSSSSDMVDPMLKKLHELEAMAFENKYTDPDTMFNFWIGRGQGLTPSGDDLLVGTCAAMDALGYSNAIFLEQLKSYLQEKGHNRTTNIGYEYLWYAAEKKYHSHVINMCKSLIKESKFECLAAVHEMKKIGYTSGMDTLIGMLLGAKRVKG; encoded by the coding sequence ATGATGGAAACATCAGCTCTTGTCGCCAGTGCTGACGCCTGCTCATTGATTGAAAAGCAAGTCGACGGGAAGGTGCACAGCGTTTTTAACAATAGCCTTAATTTGCAATTCGGGGATCGCCTCGTCCATGTCGGTAGCGTGGATGAAGGATTGGCCCCCTTTAGTATCGGGATTGAACCATGGGAGCTGAATCACCTCCTAAAGAAAATATACAGTGGGCAACCTGTTCGCTTCAATACGAACCAATTTATTTTTCAAGAGGCGCGCCTTTGGATGCACCAAGTGCAAGTAACAGATCATACAATGCCGGCTTATAGCTATGAGCGAGAAAACGTGACCAATAATATAGATCATTTAATATCCAGTCTATTTGAAGAAAGAGGACAGCTTGGCTTCACTGAGATAAATAAAGAAGCCATTCTACATGATATGCTTCAATCTTCTTCAAGCGATATGGTCGATCCAATGCTAAAAAAACTACACGAATTGGAAGCAATGGCATTTGAAAATAAATATACGGACCCAGACACCATGTTTAATTTTTGGATCGGAAGAGGGCAAGGATTGACGCCTAGCGGGGACGACCTCCTCGTCGGGACATGCGCTGCAATGGACGCCCTTGGCTATTCGAATGCAATATTTCTCGAACAATTGAAATCCTACCTGCAAGAAAAAGGGCACAACCGGACGACAAATATCGGCTATGAATATTTGTGGTATGCCGCAGAGAAAAAATATCATTCACACGTCATCAATATGTGCAAAAGCCTTATAAAAGAGTCAAAATTCGAATGCTTGGCTGCCGTTCATGAGATGAAAAAGATTGGATACACATCAGGCATGGATACATTAATAGGTATGTTGTTAGGGGCCAAAAGAGTAAAGGGGTGA
- a CDS encoding sugar phosphate isomerase/epimerase family protein: MKKGLSDAVFIPEWSTETFLKEAGEAGFSGVELNVREDQGDLTLRTTPSEARNIVRRANAHGIDIPTLSTGLFNVYSLASGDRAVRKQGEDIASRMIQLAVEMEVPIIQVVPGVVTPDEPYEDAYERAKDSLYRLGEEAASSGITIAIENVCNKFLPSPLEFTHFLKDINHPSVQAYFDNGNAMVMGHPEHFISLLGDRIVVMHVKDYKPSIKDFVNTFDGTINWPEMMKALAMIPYTGYLIATPPYASLHSQRRLVQKTSDDLSIICELSGQPSR, translated from the coding sequence ATGAAGAAGGGGCTTAGTGATGCTGTTTTCATTCCGGAATGGAGCACGGAAACGTTTCTGAAAGAGGCTGGGGAAGCCGGGTTTTCAGGAGTGGAACTAAATGTAAGGGAAGATCAAGGCGACTTAACGCTCCGGACGACGCCGTCTGAGGCAAGAAATATCGTGCGGCGAGCGAACGCTCATGGGATTGATATACCGACATTATCGACCGGCTTGTTTAACGTTTATTCGCTTGCTTCCGGTGACCGTGCGGTACGCAAGCAAGGGGAAGACATTGCGTCTCGGATGATACAATTGGCGGTAGAGATGGAAGTGCCGATCATTCAAGTCGTACCGGGTGTTGTCACCCCTGATGAACCGTATGAAGATGCTTATGAGCGGGCGAAAGATTCCTTATATCGTTTGGGGGAGGAAGCGGCTTCTTCCGGGATAACGATCGCCATCGAGAATGTTTGCAATAAATTTTTACCGAGCCCATTGGAATTTACCCATTTTCTGAAAGACATTAATCATCCGTCCGTCCAGGCATATTTTGACAACGGAAATGCCATGGTTATGGGACATCCGGAACATTTCATTTCTCTTTTGGGCGATCGGATCGTGGTAATGCATGTGAAAGATTATAAACCATCGATCAAGGATTTCGTAAATACATTCGATGGAACGATCAATTGGCCGGAGATGATGAAAGCGTTAGCAATGATTCCGTACACAGGCTATTTGATCGCCACCCCGCCTTACGCGAGTTTGCACAGTCAAAGGCGGCTCGTGCAGAAGACGAGTGACGATCTATCAATCATTTGTGAGCTGTCCGGGCAACCCTCTCGTTAA
- a CDS encoding pyridoxal-phosphate-dependent aminotransferase family protein, with protein sequence MTYTDLTTPLRTIMTPGPVEADPRVLRALSTPVIGQFDPEFLNIMDETVDLLRYLFQTENRRAFPINGTSRSGIEAVLCSIIEPGDKVLVPIYGRFGYLIAEIASRCDAEVHTMEKAWGEVFAPEEVKAKIKAINPKIVAIVHGETSTGQMQPLKEIGAFCRENGSLFVVDGVATIGGVEFKTDEWNIDAAITGTQKCLAVPSGMAPITYNERVENILLERKKIERGLSPDSENSRQIQSNYLDLSQIQDYWTSGNRLNHHTLATSMLYGLREGLRIIQEEGLEARIKRHHLHGKALVAGLEAMGVELRGNGEHKMPVVTLINAPEDVDEANVRSTLLNEFGIEIAGSFGPFKGRVMRIGNMGNSCRKTNILHTLGAFEAVMIQHGVTVNRGEAVQAALGTYAAEEKAAVKS encoded by the coding sequence GTGACTTATACTGATTTGACAACACCATTACGCACGATTATGACGCCGGGGCCGGTAGAAGCCGATCCGCGTGTCCTTCGAGCTTTATCAACGCCGGTGATCGGGCAATTTGATCCGGAATTCTTAAATATTATGGATGAAACGGTTGATCTGCTCCGTTACTTATTTCAAACGGAAAATCGGCGGGCATTCCCGATCAACGGGACATCCAGATCCGGCATTGAAGCGGTCCTGTGCAGCATCATTGAGCCCGGAGATAAAGTGCTCGTGCCGATTTACGGACGGTTCGGCTATCTGATTGCTGAAATTGCGAGTCGTTGCGATGCCGAAGTGCACACGATGGAAAAAGCGTGGGGCGAAGTGTTCGCTCCCGAGGAAGTCAAAGCAAAAATAAAAGCGATCAATCCGAAAATTGTTGCAATAGTCCATGGTGAAACATCTACCGGGCAGATGCAACCGTTAAAAGAAATCGGTGCCTTTTGTCGGGAAAACGGCAGTCTGTTTGTTGTTGATGGTGTCGCGACCATAGGCGGGGTTGAATTTAAAACAGATGAATGGAACATTGATGCCGCGATTACCGGGACGCAAAAATGTCTTGCCGTGCCATCTGGGATGGCGCCGATCACTTACAATGAACGGGTTGAAAATATTTTACTGGAACGCAAGAAAATTGAGCGCGGATTGTCTCCTGATTCGGAAAATAGCCGTCAAATCCAAAGCAATTATTTGGATTTGAGTCAAATTCAGGATTATTGGACGTCAGGGAACAGACTAAATCACCATACGTTAGCAACCTCAATGCTGTACGGTTTGCGTGAAGGCTTGCGTATCATTCAGGAAGAAGGCCTTGAAGCGCGCATTAAGCGTCATCACCTACATGGCAAAGCACTGGTCGCCGGTCTTGAAGCCATGGGTGTCGAGTTACGAGGGAACGGCGAACATAAAATGCCGGTCGTGACCTTGATCAATGCGCCTGAAGACGTGGACGAGGCAAATGTTCGTTCTACGTTGTTGAACGAATTCGGGATTGAAATTGCCGGCTCCTTCGGACCTTTTAAGGGGAGAGTAATGAGAATCGGAAATATGGGGAACAGTTGCCGAAAAACTAATATCCTCCACACGCTCGGGGCGTTTGAGGCGGTTATGATTCAACATGGTGTGACGGTAAACCGCGGCGAGGCTGTACAAGCCGCTTTGGGAACCTATGCAGCCGAGGAAAAAGCAGCTGTTAAATCATAA
- the tpx gene encoding thiol peroxidase — translation MLQERENAVTMKGNPVTLIGPEIRPEDEAPDFTVLMTDQSEHTLSDTKGKIRLIATVPSLDTPTCDQETRRFNEEASAFGSNVEVLTISADLPFAQKRWCGAQDIDRVLTLSDHREMSFGKAYGTYIKEKRLECRAVFVVNADDIVTYVEYVPEMTHYPDYNAALEAVKAEL, via the coding sequence ATGCTACAAGAACGTGAAAATGCCGTAACGATGAAAGGGAACCCGGTGACGCTCATTGGACCTGAAATCCGACCCGAGGATGAAGCACCTGATTTTACCGTTCTGATGACAGATCAATCGGAACATACACTTTCAGACACAAAGGGAAAGATCCGCCTAATAGCAACGGTACCCTCATTGGATACCCCGACGTGTGATCAGGAAACTCGGCGCTTCAACGAGGAAGCCTCGGCATTTGGCAGTAACGTCGAGGTGCTTACGATCAGTGCGGATTTGCCGTTTGCTCAAAAAAGGTGGTGCGGGGCGCAAGACATTGACCGTGTATTGACGCTGTCCGATCATCGTGAAATGTCATTTGGAAAAGCGTATGGCACATATATCAAAGAAAAGCGTTTAGAATGCAGGGCTGTGTTTGTTGTCAACGCTGACGATATTGTTACATACGTAGAATATGTCCCGGAAATGACACATTATCCTGATTACAACGCGGCGCTGGAAGCTGTGAAAGCCGAGCTTTGA
- the uraD gene encoding 2-oxo-4-hydroxy-4-carboxy-5-ureidoimidazoline decarboxylase: MTQQTLNDINDMSREIFIGTLGKIYEHSPWVAERSLTSRPFSSLDDLHETMKKTVQSANKKEKLTLLRAHPDLAGRVELTTSSQKEQSGAGLDQLSQEEYENFLALNRRYTEKFNFPFIMAVKGHSKDSIYHSMMERVENDYDREYETALNEIYKIARFRLEDAIKP, from the coding sequence ATGACGCAACAAACCCTTAACGACATTAACGACATGTCACGTGAAATTTTCATCGGTACCCTTGGTAAGATTTATGAGCATTCCCCTTGGGTCGCCGAACGTTCTTTAACCTCACGTCCGTTTTCATCATTGGATGATCTTCACGAAACGATGAAAAAAACTGTCCAGTCAGCAAATAAAAAAGAAAAACTTACGCTATTGCGTGCCCATCCGGATTTGGCCGGGCGAGTGGAACTAACAACATCCTCACAAAAAGAGCAATCTGGGGCGGGTTTGGATCAACTTTCTCAAGAGGAGTATGAAAATTTTCTTGCATTGAATCGCAGATACACCGAAAAGTTCAATTTCCCGTTCATCATGGCTGTAAAAGGACACTCCAAGGACAGTATTTATCATTCCATGATGGAAAGAGTTGAAAACGATTACGACAGGGAATATGAAACAGCTCTAAATGAAATCTACAAAATTGCACGTTTTCGTTTGGAAGATGCAATCAAACCCTAG
- the arcC gene encoding carbamate kinase: protein MSKTVVVALGGNAIQQADEEPTYINQLNNIKKSCKFLSLLVKQGYRLVITHGNGPQVGRLLQQNEEAQNVVPPFPLDVLNAQTQGFIGYMIEQSLLNELKQNHLTVSVVSMMTRVQVSSEDEDYLDPSKPVGTFYTEEEAKQLQVSNRWKMKKDANRGWRRVVPSPKPLRILGADTIRELSENGNIVIAGGGGGIPVICKSTDADVGIEAVIDKDRSGCKLAEEIEADVFMVLTDIDHVYVNYGKADEKALENLTVDELEKYIEEGHFSKGSMGPKVEAALSFAKTGGTSIICALDKAEEALQGQTGTIVNPVEKQVTVS from the coding sequence ATGAGTAAAACGGTTGTTGTTGCACTGGGGGGCAATGCTATTCAGCAAGCCGATGAAGAGCCAACCTATATCAATCAATTAAACAATATAAAGAAGAGTTGCAAATTTTTAAGTCTATTGGTGAAACAGGGCTATCGGTTAGTGATAACACACGGAAATGGTCCGCAAGTCGGTAGGTTATTACAACAAAACGAAGAGGCACAAAATGTTGTGCCCCCGTTCCCGTTAGATGTGCTTAATGCACAAACGCAAGGGTTTATCGGGTACATGATTGAACAATCGCTCTTAAATGAGTTGAAACAAAATCATCTAACTGTCTCCGTCGTTAGTATGATGACAAGGGTGCAGGTATCTAGCGAAGATGAAGATTATCTCGATCCGAGTAAACCGGTTGGTACTTTTTATACAGAAGAGGAAGCCAAACAATTACAAGTCTCCAACCGTTGGAAGATGAAAAAGGATGCCAATCGGGGATGGCGAAGAGTAGTCCCCTCGCCGAAACCGCTACGCATTTTGGGAGCTGACACGATTCGGGAGTTGTCCGAAAACGGTAACATAGTCATTGCCGGTGGTGGAGGGGGAATACCGGTCATATGCAAAAGCACGGATGCCGATGTAGGGATCGAGGCTGTTATTGATAAAGACCGCAGCGGATGTAAGCTGGCAGAAGAGATCGAAGCGGATGTATTTATGGTTTTAACGGATATTGACCATGTTTATGTAAACTACGGAAAAGCCGATGAGAAGGCGTTAGAAAATCTTACTGTTGATGAATTGGAAAAATATATCGAAGAAGGACACTTTAGTAAAGGAAGCATGGGACCAAAAGTTGAGGCTGCACTGTCTTTCGCCAAAACAGGCGGCACCTCCATCATCTGTGCGTTGGATAAGGCAGAAGAGGCCTTGCAAGGGCAAACGGGGACAATTGTTAACCCCGTTGAGAAACAAGTGACTGTCAGTTAA
- the allC gene encoding allantoate deiminase yields the protein MDVQWAQDIVEKINWLAQFGKDSENGGVTRLVYSETWLEAQLALKKLFEDEGFHTEFDEVGNLFARLNGTEYTNETILTGSHIDTVKNGGYYDGQLGVIAGFFALKHLQQTYGQPVRNIEVVSMAEEEGSRFPYSMWGSKYIAGQAKQEDIKGIKDANGESFEEAMNKAGFGYKKNRENVRDDLKAFIELHIEQGNVLETEEIPIGIVQHIVGQRRFIVEVTGQANHAGTTPMGYRRDAMNAAARMIYGVNDLALSYGDPLVATVGEIQAQPGTVNVVSGKVIFSIDARHINEKELQDFTDEMTANLRTTASHIGVEIDIDMWMDEPPVPMDPAVVDIIKQQCDNQQLLYKLMHSGAGHDAQVFAQNIPTAMLFVPSRDGISHNPQEYTKPKDLVEGIKALTGAIYDLGYTKELSLN from the coding sequence ATGGATGTTCAATGGGCACAAGACATCGTGGAAAAAATTAATTGGCTCGCCCAGTTTGGAAAAGACAGCGAGAATGGCGGGGTTACAAGACTTGTATACAGTGAAACATGGTTGGAAGCGCAACTTGCATTAAAGAAATTGTTCGAAGATGAAGGGTTCCATACCGAATTTGATGAAGTTGGAAATTTATTTGCCCGACTCAATGGGACCGAGTATACGAACGAGACGATTTTAACCGGCTCTCATATCGACACCGTGAAAAATGGCGGTTATTATGACGGGCAGCTAGGTGTTATTGCTGGCTTTTTCGCTTTAAAACATTTACAACAGACATATGGACAACCGGTTCGCAACATCGAAGTAGTTTCCATGGCAGAAGAAGAAGGTAGCCGTTTCCCTTATAGTATGTGGGGTTCCAAATATATCGCCGGTCAGGCCAAGCAAGAGGATATAAAAGGAATAAAAGACGCCAATGGTGAATCATTTGAAGAAGCGATGAATAAAGCGGGCTTCGGATATAAAAAAAACCGGGAAAACGTGCGTGATGATCTAAAAGCATTTATTGAACTGCACATTGAACAAGGCAATGTCTTGGAAACCGAAGAAATTCCGATCGGTATCGTCCAGCATATCGTTGGGCAACGCCGATTCATCGTTGAGGTTACCGGTCAAGCCAATCACGCCGGAACAACCCCAATGGGATATCGAAGGGATGCGATGAACGCAGCGGCCCGTATGATCTATGGCGTAAATGATCTCGCGTTGTCTTATGGCGACCCACTTGTAGCAACGGTTGGGGAGATACAAGCCCAACCGGGCACCGTCAACGTTGTGTCGGGAAAAGTTATTTTCTCGATTGATGCAAGGCATATCAATGAAAAAGAACTCCAAGATTTCACGGATGAAATGACGGCAAACTTACGAACAACGGCAAGCCATATCGGCGTAGAGATCGATATTGACATGTGGATGGATGAACCTCCGGTGCCGATGGATCCGGCAGTAGTCGATATTATTAAACAGCAATGCGACAATCAGCAATTATTGTACAAGCTTATGCATAGCGGCGCGGGCCATGATGCGCAAGTTTTTGCACAAAACATACCAACGGCTATGCTCTTTGTCCCCAGTCGGGACGGCATCAGTCATAACCCGCAAGAATATACGAAGCCGAAAGATTTGGTCGAAGGCATAAAAGCATTGACAGGCGCCATTTATGATCTGGGGTATACAAAAGAATTGTCGTTAAATTAG
- the fdrA gene encoding acyl-CoA synthetase FdrA, which produces MLYTVIKKNLYQDSVNLMLLSEQLNTRSDVNQISVMMGTPANKDIFKGAGLYTEELGTADPNDLCIVMDIDNKKVKSVIITEIDDYLKNQRAQSSKIMIPHARSWDTSIKKLPNANLAVLSIAGEYVAEEADKALDEGLNVFIFSDNVGIDDEVRLKQKAHERGLIVMGPDCGTGIFSDIPIAFANVVNPGNIGVVGASGTGIQEITSIISRTGGGLTHAIGTGGRDLSSEVGAITTIDGLNLLAQDPHTEVLVYVSKPPAPEVRDKVVKMFTTLAKPVVALFMGEKPAEDHDNVHYTWTLEQAALKAVELANQSLNEDVQSEIGRVKAEPGQRQLKGYFCGGTLALEAAMILRDESRLEDDGNHANGIMFQDNGSEIVDLGDDTFTKNRPHPMIDPTMRIEKVKKAASEPETAIILLDNVIGYGGHVDMAGVFADVIEEEKIKAQEQGKAIIFIASVTGTHKDPQVYEEQVKKLENAGVLVRNSNAAAIQLAITIMEELESSLSPSDEETAVTVDSTPAEKLISEKPRIVNIGLQSFAETVHEQKGEVVQFNWAPVAGGNQRLASLLAKLK; this is translated from the coding sequence ATGCTTTATACAGTCATTAAGAAAAATTTATATCAGGATTCGGTGAACTTAATGCTGTTGTCGGAGCAATTAAACACCAGATCCGATGTGAATCAAATATCCGTGATGATGGGGACGCCGGCAAACAAAGATATTTTCAAAGGTGCTGGATTATATACAGAAGAACTTGGTACCGCAGATCCGAATGACCTATGTATTGTAATGGATATTGACAATAAAAAAGTTAAGAGCGTCATCATTACTGAAATTGATGACTACTTGAAAAATCAGCGAGCACAATCGAGCAAGATCATGATACCGCATGCACGCAGCTGGGATACATCAATAAAGAAACTGCCGAATGCCAATTTAGCAGTGCTATCCATTGCAGGAGAATATGTGGCCGAAGAAGCAGATAAAGCGCTCGATGAAGGATTAAATGTTTTTATATTTAGCGATAATGTAGGAATCGATGATGAAGTTCGATTAAAACAAAAAGCGCACGAGCGTGGACTTATCGTAATGGGTCCCGATTGCGGAACGGGAATTTTCAGTGATATTCCGATTGCATTCGCAAATGTGGTCAATCCGGGAAATATCGGCGTTGTCGGGGCATCAGGCACAGGGATTCAGGAGATTACCAGTATTATCTCCCGTACCGGTGGAGGGCTGACACACGCGATCGGGACCGGAGGAAGGGACTTGTCTTCTGAAGTTGGAGCAATTACAACCATTGACGGTTTGAATTTGCTTGCACAAGATCCACATACTGAAGTGCTCGTCTATGTTTCAAAACCACCCGCCCCCGAAGTGCGAGATAAAGTCGTTAAAATGTTTACAACACTTGCTAAACCAGTTGTTGCTCTTTTCATGGGAGAAAAACCGGCGGAAGACCATGACAATGTACATTACACATGGACGCTAGAGCAGGCAGCTTTAAAAGCAGTGGAACTGGCGAATCAATCTTTAAACGAGGATGTTCAATCGGAAATCGGGCGAGTGAAAGCCGAGCCAGGCCAACGTCAGTTAAAAGGGTATTTCTGTGGTGGAACGTTGGCTTTGGAAGCAGCGATGATCTTGCGTGATGAATCCCGGTTGGAAGATGACGGCAATCATGCAAATGGCATCATGTTCCAAGACAATGGCAGTGAAATTGTGGATTTGGGTGATGATACGTTCACGAAAAATCGCCCCCATCCGATGATCGACCCGACGATGAGAATTGAAAAAGTAAAAAAAGCTGCAAGTGAGCCCGAGACAGCTATCATTTTGCTGGATAATGTTATCGGATACGGTGGACATGTAGATATGGCTGGTGTATTCGCAGATGTAATCGAAGAAGAAAAGATCAAAGCTCAAGAGCAAGGAAAAGCCATTATTTTTATTGCTTCTGTAACAGGGACCCACAAAGATCCGCAAGTATATGAAGAGCAAGTCAAAAAGTTGGAAAACGCCGGCGTGCTTGTGAGAAACAGCAATGCCGCTGCAATACAATTGGCGATAACAATAATGGAAGAATTAGAATCCAGCTTGTCTCCGAGTGATGAAGAAACGGCAGTGACTGTTGATTCCACACCTGCAGAGAAATTAATTTCAGAAAAACCGCGGATTGTAAATATTGGGTTACAAAGTTTTGCTGAAACCGTCCATGAACAAAAGGGAGAAGTCGTGCAATTTAATTGGGCGCCTGTAGCAGGAGGGAATCAGCGTCTAGCATCATTGTTGGCAAAACTGAAATAA
- a CDS encoding nucleoside deaminase codes for MQEKFMEVVIRLACDTVEHGNTPFGAVIVKNGEIISEEANEARSGNDPTAHAELLAIREAAKKLQSESLAGCDLYASGEPCPMCLGAIYLADIKNVYVAYSLEEAAAYDLASPYIYEQVAKRNENRDISFKTVKPRHVKQYPFEVWKKAGL; via the coding sequence TTGCAAGAAAAATTTATGGAAGTAGTCATACGTTTAGCATGCGATACAGTCGAGCATGGCAATACACCATTTGGGGCAGTCATCGTAAAAAATGGGGAAATCATTAGTGAGGAAGCCAATGAGGCTAGAAGTGGAAACGATCCAACGGCTCACGCAGAACTCCTTGCGATAAGGGAAGCGGCAAAGAAGCTTCAGAGCGAAAGTTTGGCCGGGTGTGACCTGTATGCCAGCGGAGAGCCCTGTCCAATGTGTCTGGGAGCCATTTATTTAGCGGATATTAAGAATGTTTATGTCGCCTATTCCCTCGAAGAAGCTGCTGCATACGACTTGGCTTCGCCGTATATTTATGAGCAAGTAGCTAAACGAAACGAAAATAGGGATATTTCTTTTAAAACGGTGAAACCAAGACATGTGAAACAATATCCCTTTGAAGTTTGGAAAAAAGCCGGACTTTGA
- the allE gene encoding (S)-ureidoglycine aminohydrolase, whose protein sequence is MSYPSDLLSSRAIIRPGKFALIPPQGLVDNVIPGFENCEISILASPKLGASFVDYKVTMHEGGKNTRGFGEEGVETFVYVIEGKIKAHTDDEAFTLTESGYLYCPPGKKMYLENMQSEDARLALYKQKYEPLDGYGEPWVVSGHANEIKGEIYQDMENVRLKDLLPTDVVFDMNFHILTFDPAGSHPFIETHVQEHGAFLLSGEGMYNLDNEWIPVKKDDYIWFGPYVLQACYGVGREPFSYVYSKDCNRDAKL, encoded by the coding sequence ATGAGTTATCCATCAGATTTACTATCTAGCCGAGCGATAATAAGACCGGGAAAATTCGCACTTATTCCGCCGCAAGGGCTGGTAGACAATGTAATCCCGGGATTTGAAAACTGCGAGATTTCGATTTTAGCTTCTCCGAAGCTGGGCGCGAGTTTCGTTGACTATAAAGTCACCATGCATGAAGGCGGAAAAAATACGCGGGGATTCGGAGAAGAAGGCGTCGAGACATTTGTTTATGTGATAGAGGGGAAAATAAAAGCCCATACGGACGACGAGGCTTTTACGCTAACTGAAAGCGGCTATTTGTATTGCCCGCCGGGTAAAAAGATGTATTTAGAGAATATGCAAAGCGAGGATGCGCGTTTGGCGCTTTACAAGCAAAAATATGAACCGCTTGACGGTTATGGCGAGCCGTGGGTAGTCTCCGGGCACGCGAATGAAATCAAAGGTGAGATCTATCAAGATATGGAAAATGTCCGCTTGAAAGATCTATTGCCTACAGATGTCGTTTTTGATATGAATTTTCATATTTTAACGTTTGATCCGGCAGGAAGCCACCCGTTTATTGAAACACATGTACAGGAGCATGGTGCTTTCTTATTATCGGGTGAGGGGATGTATAATTTAGACAATGAATGGATTCCTGTCAAAAAGGATGATTACATTTGGTTCGGCCCCTACGTCCTGCAAGCATGCTATGGTGTAGGCAGAGAACCGTTTTCCTATGTGTATTCCAAAGATTGCAATCGAGATGCAAAACTATAA